A genome region from Nocardiopsis exhalans includes the following:
- the cas6 gene encoding CRISPR system precrRNA processing endoribonuclease RAMP protein Cas6, with amino-acid sequence MPRRWTVILRDQADTARPIRPEDCHGLLNRWWPQPESEHAAAKRWAMNGWPRPLGDRLHHWTLTWLDDENPAPLDPGELVGSAQRVGDHVLEPLSVTRTFDSSYTEILTAARGPAVVRAAEVRTQTPVVMTTRDATGERVPHIWPNPRRLFGAVHRSGGEIVGGSGAVGAVARFAPPALAASWLEEALTDLAQVRRSTLPGQEVRLAEHHHAESRTVLGWRGGLRLEAVGGGHRGTATFAALLELLELAGVGKYTAQGFGSVRVDTVTQSQRAPQVPAPRSGRATRRVRRNPPRAADSRAHAVAEAEDFGGTLFD; translated from the coding sequence GTGCCCAGACGGTGGACCGTGATTCTGCGGGACCAGGCGGACACGGCGCGGCCGATCCGGCCCGAGGACTGTCACGGGCTGCTCAACCGTTGGTGGCCCCAACCCGAGTCCGAGCACGCCGCCGCCAAACGCTGGGCGATGAACGGCTGGCCCCGCCCCCTGGGCGACCGGCTGCACCACTGGACGCTCACCTGGTTGGACGACGAGAATCCGGCGCCCCTGGACCCGGGGGAGCTGGTCGGCTCCGCCCAGCGGGTCGGCGACCACGTCCTCGAACCCCTCTCGGTCACGCGGACCTTCGATTCCTCCTATACCGAAATACTCACCGCGGCGCGCGGACCCGCCGTCGTACGCGCCGCCGAGGTGCGCACCCAGACCCCCGTGGTGATGACCACGAGGGACGCCACCGGCGAGCGGGTCCCGCACATCTGGCCCAACCCCCGGCGCCTCTTCGGCGCCGTGCACCGGTCCGGCGGCGAGATCGTCGGCGGCAGCGGCGCGGTGGGCGCGGTGGCCCGGTTCGCACCGCCCGCCCTGGCCGCCTCCTGGCTCGAAGAAGCGCTGACCGACCTGGCCCAGGTGCGGCGTTCGACCCTGCCCGGGCAGGAGGTACGGCTGGCCGAACACCACCACGCGGAGAGCCGGACCGTTCTGGGCTGGCGCGGCGGGCTGCGTCTGGAGGCGGTCGGCGGCGGACACCGCGGCACCGCGACCTTCGCGGCCCTGCTGGAGCTGCTGGAACTGGCCGGTGTCGGCAAGTACACCGCCCAGGGGTTCGGGTCGGTGCGGGTGGACACGGTCACCCAGAGCCAGCGCGCGCCCCAGGTCCCCGCCCCGCGTTCGGGTCGGGCCACACGCCGGGTGCGGCGCAACCCGCCCCGGGCGGCCGACAGCCGGGCGCACGCGGTCGCCGAGGCCGAGGACTTCGGGGGCACGTTGTTCGACTGA
- a CDS encoding DUF1697 domain-containing protein — translation MAGMTRHIVLLRGINVGGHRKLPMADLRALLAGLGYTDVATYIQSGNAVVAADEPDPEVVGAAVREAVHARFGFDVPVMVRTLEQFRAVVAANPLDVADPSVLMVLFCSEPVDTAGLTSIDLAAYPGERIAITPTEVFTHHECGAREAKLPAVVGRHCPGEITARNWRTVLRLLEMAGGS, via the coding sequence ATGGCCGGTATGACCAGACACATCGTGCTGCTGCGCGGGATCAATGTCGGCGGGCACCGGAAACTGCCCATGGCGGACCTCAGAGCCCTGTTGGCCGGGCTCGGGTACACCGACGTGGCCACTTACATCCAGAGCGGCAACGCGGTGGTCGCCGCGGACGAGCCCGACCCCGAGGTGGTGGGAGCGGCCGTGCGCGAGGCGGTCCATGCGCGGTTCGGCTTCGACGTTCCCGTGATGGTGCGCACCCTGGAGCAGTTCCGTGCGGTGGTCGCCGCCAATCCCCTGGACGTGGCCGACCCCTCCGTGCTCATGGTGCTGTTCTGCTCCGAACCCGTGGACACCGCCGGTCTGACCTCGATCGACCTGGCCGCCTACCCCGGTGAGCGCATCGCCATCACGCCCACGGAGGTGTTCACCCACCACGAGTGCGGCGCCCGCGAGGCGAAACTGCCCGCCGTGGTCGGACGACACTGCCCGGGGGAGATCACCGCGCGCAACTGGCGTACGGTACTGCGTCTGCTGGAGATGGCCGGAGGCTCCTGA
- a CDS encoding solute symporter family protein, with translation MDTGTPDPGSATYAGSATRLLDTAAPDLGSALGGQFGVAHAWTVGLCALFVLVTLAITIRARRTTKGAVDFYAGGRGFSSTQNGLALTGDYLSAASFLGIAGMIALQGYDGFLYSIGFLVAWLLVLPMAQLMRNTGRFTMADLPAFRMRRMRVRLACTVSTVTVCVFYLVAQMVGAGALVSVLLGLHDGGTFLGLSAGQARTGAIVLVGVLMIVYVMYGGMKAATWLQIIKAVVLLSATGLLTVMVLALYAFDPRALLSGAAEASGHGQAFLEPGLRLGVEVPGEAAQTFFNKMDLISLGLALVLGTVALPHILIRFYTVTDGRAARSSVNRTIVMVGAFYLMTLALGFGAAAIVGSERIMSLDPSGNSAVPMLAEELGRLTAGPVGAAVLLALISAVALATILAVIASLTLASSSSIAHDLFGHILMWGRPRESQEVSVARFSACVIGAISIALAVQAQAQNVAFLVGLAFAIAAAANLPVIVLTMFWRRFNTKGVEWGIYGGLSTTLLLMLFSPVMSGKTDPVTGENLSMLPAWIDIQFFPMENPALVAVPVGFACAVIGSLLSPERNSARFTELRVRSLTGWGADRD, from the coding sequence ATGGACACCGGCACCCCCGATCCGGGCAGCGCCACGTATGCGGGCAGCGCGACCCGTCTTCTGGACACCGCCGCCCCCGACCTGGGCAGTGCGCTCGGCGGTCAGTTCGGCGTCGCGCACGCCTGGACCGTCGGCCTGTGCGCCCTGTTCGTCCTGGTCACCCTGGCCATCACCATCCGCGCCCGGCGCACGACCAAGGGCGCCGTCGACTTCTACGCGGGCGGTCGCGGCTTCTCCAGCACCCAGAACGGCCTCGCCCTGACCGGCGACTACCTGTCCGCCGCCTCCTTCCTCGGCATCGCCGGGATGATCGCCCTCCAGGGCTACGACGGATTCCTGTACTCCATCGGCTTCCTGGTGGCCTGGCTGCTGGTGCTGCCCATGGCCCAGCTGATGCGCAACACCGGCCGCTTCACCATGGCCGACCTGCCCGCCTTCCGCATGCGCCGGATGCGCGTCCGTCTGGCCTGCACCGTCTCCACGGTCACCGTGTGCGTGTTCTACCTGGTCGCCCAGATGGTGGGTGCGGGCGCGCTGGTCTCCGTCCTGCTCGGACTGCACGACGGCGGCACCTTCCTGGGGCTGAGCGCGGGCCAGGCCCGCACCGGCGCCATCGTGCTGGTGGGCGTGCTGATGATCGTCTACGTCATGTACGGCGGGATGAAGGCCGCCACCTGGCTGCAGATCATCAAGGCCGTGGTGTTGCTCAGCGCCACCGGCCTGCTCACCGTCATGGTGTTGGCCCTGTACGCCTTCGACCCGCGAGCCCTGCTCAGCGGTGCGGCCGAGGCCAGCGGACACGGGCAGGCCTTCCTCGAACCCGGGCTGCGCTTGGGCGTCGAGGTGCCCGGCGAGGCGGCGCAGACCTTCTTCAACAAGATGGACCTCATCAGCCTCGGCCTGGCACTGGTCCTGGGCACCGTGGCCCTGCCGCACATCCTCATCCGCTTCTACACCGTGACCGACGGCCGTGCCGCCCGCTCCTCGGTCAACCGCACCATCGTCATGGTCGGCGCCTTCTACCTGATGACCCTCGCCCTGGGGTTCGGGGCCGCCGCGATCGTGGGCTCCGAACGCATCATGTCCCTGGACCCCTCGGGCAACTCCGCCGTCCCGATGCTCGCCGAGGAACTGGGCCGCCTGACCGCGGGCCCGGTGGGCGCCGCGGTCCTGCTCGCCCTGATCTCCGCGGTGGCCCTGGCCACCATCCTCGCGGTCATCGCCAGCCTCACCCTGGCCTCGTCGTCCTCGATCGCGCACGACCTGTTCGGCCACATCCTCATGTGGGGGCGCCCGCGCGAGTCCCAGGAGGTGAGCGTGGCCCGCTTCTCCGCCTGTGTGATCGGCGCGATCTCCATCGCCCTGGCCGTGCAGGCCCAGGCCCAGAACGTCGCCTTCCTGGTCGGGCTGGCCTTCGCCATCGCGGCCGCCGCCAACCTGCCGGTCATCGTCCTGACCATGTTCTGGCGCCGCTTCAACACCAAGGGCGTGGAGTGGGGGATCTACGGCGGGCTGTCAACGACCCTGCTGCTGATGCTGTTCTCCCCGGTGATGTCCGGAAAGACCGACCCGGTCACCGGAGAGAACCTGTCCATGCTGCCCGCCTGGATCGACATCCAGTTCTTCCCGATGGAGAACCCGGCCTTGGTCGCGGTGCCCGTCGGGTTCGCCTGCGCGGTCATCGGCAGCCTGCTCTCCCCGGAGCGCAACAGCGCCCGCTTCACCGAACTCCGGGTGCGCTCCCTCACCGGCTGGGGCGCTGACCGCGACTGA
- a CDS encoding DUF485 domain-containing protein, whose protein sequence is MVEYMEGTSRRRGDGAGESPRPAGGRSARMRAEADMAHACERMSVDPRFVKLRRRFALQAGVLVGAFLFSYMSYLLLSAYARDFMSVQIVDSVNVALLMGIGQFLLTFVLAWAFGRFSAHSIDPLAEEIRDRARDEDTINGRVIG, encoded by the coding sequence GTGGTCGAGTACATGGAAGGCACGTCCAGAAGGCGTGGTGACGGCGCGGGGGAATCGCCGCGACCAGCTGGCGGAAGGTCCGCCCGCATGCGGGCCGAGGCGGATATGGCGCATGCCTGTGAACGCATGTCCGTCGACCCGCGCTTTGTGAAACTACGAAGGAGATTCGCACTTCAGGCGGGAGTGCTGGTCGGCGCCTTCCTGTTCAGCTACATGTCCTATCTCCTCCTTTCCGCCTACGCGCGTGATTTCATGAGCGTGCAGATCGTCGACTCCGTCAACGTCGCCCTGCTCATGGGTATCGGACAGTTCCTGCTCACCTTCGTGCTCGCCTGGGCTTTCGGCCGTTTCTCCGCCCACTCCATCGATCCGCTGGCCGAGGAGATCCGTGACCGCGCCCGCGACGAGGACACGATCAACGGACGGGTGATCGGCTGA